A region of Thermobifida halotolerans DNA encodes the following proteins:
- the brxD gene encoding BREX system ATP-binding protein BrxD, translating into MNTTVSAARRREVLDALRRGTVPQSGLDLFAVGLERYESVLDTELAAAAAGSAGFKAVRGEYGSGKTFFARWLAERAKRAGFAVTEIQISETETPLHRLEAVYRRLTERLSTATQPPSALREIVDNWVYTLEEDVLDQGAVPAGADGPDERTLTAEVAALLERRLAAVARSSPGFALALRGYHRAQSEGEGAVADALAAWLGGQPNVAAAAKRYAGIKGDLDHFGALAALQGLLTLLRDCGHPGLLVVLDELETLQRARSDVRDKALNALRQLLDEIAAGRFPGLYLVITGTPAFYDGPQGVRRLAPLAQRLATDFMPDPRHDNLRAAQIRLPGFDLHRLHLLGVAVRDLYASGAEEPERVRERVDDAYLAEFAEAVAGELGGQVGVAPRMFLRKLVDVIDRVNDIDDFDPRQHYRLTMKATDLTDVERNARTQRADSPDEVELDL; encoded by the coding sequence GTGAACACCACCGTCAGCGCCGCCCGCCGCCGCGAGGTCCTCGACGCGCTGCGGCGCGGCACCGTGCCCCAGTCCGGCCTCGACCTGTTCGCGGTCGGCCTGGAGCGCTACGAGAGCGTCCTCGACACCGAACTCGCGGCCGCTGCGGCGGGCAGTGCCGGGTTCAAGGCGGTGCGCGGCGAGTACGGGTCCGGCAAGACGTTCTTCGCCCGCTGGCTGGCCGAACGCGCCAAACGCGCCGGGTTCGCGGTCACCGAGATCCAGATCTCCGAAACCGAGACCCCGCTGCACCGCCTGGAGGCCGTCTACCGGCGGCTCACCGAACGGCTCTCCACCGCCACCCAGCCGCCCAGCGCGCTGCGCGAGATCGTCGACAACTGGGTCTACACCCTCGAAGAGGACGTCCTCGACCAGGGCGCGGTGCCCGCCGGCGCGGACGGCCCCGACGAGCGGACGCTGACCGCCGAGGTCGCCGCACTCCTGGAGCGGCGGCTCGCCGCCGTGGCGCGCAGCAGCCCCGGGTTCGCGCTGGCGCTGCGCGGCTACCACCGCGCCCAGTCCGAAGGCGAGGGCGCGGTCGCCGACGCGCTCGCCGCCTGGCTCGGCGGGCAGCCCAACGTGGCTGCCGCCGCCAAACGCTACGCCGGAATCAAGGGCGACCTCGACCACTTCGGCGCGCTCGCCGCCCTCCAGGGGCTGCTGACCCTGCTGCGCGACTGCGGCCACCCCGGTCTGCTCGTCGTCCTCGACGAACTGGAGACCCTGCAACGGGCCCGCTCCGACGTGCGCGACAAGGCCCTCAACGCGCTGCGGCAACTCCTCGACGAGATCGCCGCCGGACGCTTCCCCGGCCTCTACCTGGTCATCACCGGCACCCCCGCCTTCTACGACGGACCCCAGGGCGTGCGGCGGCTCGCCCCCCTCGCGCAGCGGCTGGCCACCGACTTCATGCCAGATCCGCGCCACGACAACCTGCGGGCCGCGCAGATCCGCCTGCCCGGCTTCGACCTGCACCGCCTGCACCTGCTCGGCGTCGCCGTGCGCGACCTCTACGCCTCCGGCGCCGAGGAACCCGAGCGGGTGCGCGAGCGCGTCGACGACGCCTACCTGGCGGAGTTCGCCGAGGCCGTCGCCGGGGAACTCGGCGGACAGGTCGGCGTGGCCCCCCGCATGTTCCTGCGCAAACTCGTCGACGTCATCGACCGCGTCAACGACATCGACGACTTCGACCCCCGGCAGCACTACCGGCTCACCATGAAGGCCACCGACCTCACCGACGTCGAACGCAACGCCCGGACCCAACGCGCCGACTCCCCTGACGAGGTGGAACTCGACCTGTGA
- a CDS encoding DEAD/DEAH box helicase, whose translation MSAPSSLDLLHPTLAHHLVNTLGWPGLRPLQREALAPLVAGEDAVLLAPTAGGKTEAACFPLLTAMAQGGWDGVSLLYVCPLKALLNNLLPRLQSYAGWLGRTAALWHGDVTAARRRILRERPDVLLTTPESLEAMLVSTKVDHRAFLGGVRAVVVDEVHAFASDDRGWHLLAVLERLTRLCGRPIQRVGLSATVGNPDDLLTWLQGSGAGKRPGRVIAPGLPPPGAAPGEGPPPGDVELDHVGSPENAATVIAALHRGEKRLVFCDSRQLVERIGAALRARGVTVFLSHASLSVDERRRAEQAFAEARDCVIVATSTLELGIDVGDLDRVIQVNAPGTVASFLQRIGRTGRRADNRRNCLFLALNEHGLLGAAGLLRLWARHWVEPVEPTPEPRHIVAQQLLALCLQESQIGERLWAQWWDGLELFGHAEPVLAHLLREGFLTRDGGMLMVGPEAERRFGRRHFAELTGVFTAPPEFTVLHGRTEIGRTNPALLAAAEPGEGPRRLLLAGRSWAVTWVDWKRRRCFVESVDDDGRGGRARWDATGHTGWSFELSRAVREVLLGEDPPVRLTRRAVDALAKARDRHADHVHPGGTVITRHGGDVRWWTWAGTRANLTLRATLTGLADPAQQARDTHLRLCDDVDPARWKAAREGAADRVALPEVDGKALEGLKFTAALPRHLAERTLAARLADVEGARAVLVEETRFVVGE comes from the coding sequence GTGAGCGCGCCCAGCAGCCTCGACCTGCTGCACCCCACCCTCGCCCACCACCTCGTCAACACACTGGGCTGGCCCGGCCTGCGCCCGCTGCAACGCGAGGCGCTGGCCCCGCTGGTGGCGGGCGAGGACGCGGTGCTGCTCGCACCCACCGCCGGAGGCAAGACCGAGGCCGCCTGCTTCCCGCTGCTCACCGCGATGGCCCAGGGCGGCTGGGACGGCGTGTCGCTGCTGTACGTGTGCCCACTGAAGGCGCTGCTCAACAACCTGCTGCCCCGGTTGCAGAGCTACGCCGGATGGCTGGGCCGCACCGCCGCCCTGTGGCACGGCGACGTCACCGCCGCCCGCCGGCGCATCCTGCGGGAACGCCCCGACGTCCTGCTCACCACACCGGAGTCGCTGGAGGCGATGCTGGTGAGCACCAAGGTCGACCACCGCGCCTTCCTCGGCGGGGTGCGCGCCGTCGTCGTCGACGAGGTGCACGCGTTCGCCTCCGACGACCGGGGCTGGCACCTGCTCGCCGTCCTGGAACGGCTGACCCGGCTGTGCGGGCGGCCCATCCAGCGGGTCGGGCTGTCGGCCACCGTCGGCAACCCCGACGACCTGCTCACCTGGTTGCAGGGCAGCGGCGCGGGGAAGCGCCCCGGCCGGGTGATCGCGCCCGGCCTGCCGCCGCCCGGCGCGGCGCCGGGGGAGGGGCCACCGCCCGGCGACGTGGAACTCGACCACGTCGGCTCCCCGGAGAACGCCGCCACCGTTATCGCCGCCCTGCACCGGGGCGAGAAGCGGCTGGTGTTCTGCGACTCGCGGCAACTGGTGGAACGCATCGGCGCGGCCCTGCGCGCCAGGGGCGTCACCGTGTTCCTGTCGCACGCCTCCCTGTCGGTGGACGAGCGCCGCCGCGCCGAGCAGGCGTTCGCCGAGGCCCGCGACTGCGTCATCGTCGCCACCTCCACCCTGGAACTCGGCATCGACGTCGGCGACCTCGACCGCGTCATCCAGGTCAACGCGCCCGGCACCGTCGCCTCCTTCCTGCAGCGCATCGGCCGCACCGGACGCCGCGCCGACAACAGGCGCAACTGCCTGTTCCTCGCGCTCAACGAGCACGGACTGCTGGGCGCGGCCGGACTGCTGCGCCTGTGGGCACGGCACTGGGTGGAACCGGTGGAACCCACGCCGGAGCCCCGGCACATCGTCGCCCAGCAACTGCTGGCGCTGTGCCTCCAGGAGTCCCAGATCGGCGAGCGACTGTGGGCGCAGTGGTGGGACGGCCTGGAACTGTTCGGCCACGCCGAGCCGGTCCTCGCCCACCTGCTGCGCGAGGGGTTCCTGACCCGCGACGGCGGCATGCTCATGGTGGGACCGGAGGCGGAGCGCCGGTTCGGGCGGCGGCACTTCGCCGAACTCACCGGCGTGTTCACCGCGCCCCCGGAGTTCACGGTGCTGCACGGCCGCACCGAGATCGGCCGCACCAACCCGGCGCTGCTCGCCGCGGCCGAACCCGGAGAGGGGCCGCGGCGGCTGCTGCTCGCCGGACGCAGTTGGGCGGTGACCTGGGTGGACTGGAAACGGCGGCGCTGCTTCGTGGAATCGGTCGACGACGACGGCCGGGGCGGGCGGGCGCGCTGGGACGCCACCGGCCACACGGGCTGGTCGTTCGAGTTGAGCCGGGCCGTGCGCGAGGTGCTGCTCGGTGAGGATCCGCCGGTGAGACTGACCCGGCGCGCGGTCGACGCCCTGGCCAAGGCCCGCGACCGGCACGCCGACCACGTCCACCCCGGCGGCACCGTCATCACCCGACACGGCGGCGACGTGCGCTGGTGGACCTGGGCGGGCACCCGCGCCAACCTCACCCTGCGCGCCACCCTCACCGGCCTCGCCGACCCCGCCCAGCAGGCCCGCGACACCCACCTGCGGCTGTGCGACGACGTCGACCCCGCCCGCTGGAAGGCCGCCCGGGAGGGCGCGGCCGACCGCGTCGCGTTGCCGGAGGTGGACGGCAAGGCTCTGGAGGGGCTGAAGTTCACCGCCGCGCTACCCCGCCACCTGGCCGAGCGTACCCTGGCAGCGCGGCTGGCCGACGTGGAGGGGGCCCGGGCGGTGCTGGTGGAAGAGACGCGGTTCGTGGTGGGGGAGTGA
- a CDS encoding DUF1275 domain-containing protein, whose product MTGQPPAAPDRLPGLLLALTFSIGIVDAVSFLGLYRIFTGNVLLLGMAARGGPGRLRRGRRPGRAGAAGRTPPPGHAAPPHCSARARPPERWRCGSTPVSRCCCWRPWSSRWPRPARRPAAVDEAPAGFGEAPDTLPFPSREHRLAYRDGTFRIVFPRVTPETLSLPPITSEDLLAGFEELNGLTVPQDATDVRITTD is encoded by the coding sequence ATGACCGGTCAGCCGCCCGCGGCCCCGGACCGGCTTCCCGGACTGCTGCTCGCGCTCACCTTCTCCATCGGGATCGTCGACGCGGTCAGCTTCCTCGGGCTGTACCGGATCTTCACCGGCAACGTGCTGCTTCTCGGCATGGCGGCCCGCGGTGGCCCTGGTCGCCTTCGCCGCGGGCGCCGTCCTGGCCGGGCGGGTGCTGCGGGGCGTACCCCGCCGCCTGGACACGCCGCACCACCGCACTGCTCGGCGCGGGCGCGGCCACCGGAGCGCTGGCGCTGCGGGTCCACCCCGGTCTCGCGCTGCTGCTGTTGGCGGCCGTGGTCCTCGCGGTGGCCGCGACCGGCGCGGCGGCCCGCCGCCGTTGACGAAGCCCCGGCGGGATTCGGAGAAGCCCCGGACACACTCCCGTTCCCGAGCCGCGAGCACCGCCTCGCGTACCGCGATGGGACCTTCCGGATCGTCTTTCCTCGGGTGACTCCTGAAACGCTGTCCCTCCCGCCCATCACGAGCGAGGACCTGCTCGCGGGATTCGAGGAGTTGAACGGCCTGACCGTTCCCCAGGACGCGACGGACGTGCGGATCACCACTGACTGA
- a CDS encoding DUF4236 domain-containing protein gives MGFRLRKSFKIAPGVRMTVSHRGVGYSVGGRGMRISRSAGGRLTGSVGIPGSGLSYSTRLDGGRPRRPSRPASRPQPKTAQPQQNKPGLFAPAPEKELYRALFEDRDRGRLPHIAGRHPDWAPLCAAFDGLLSYHGRDLAHAEAALRTALDHGGEIADHPFVRAYVDMPVITLRIAHGVDAALPPSREAVGLTLAELYQATGRPEQAIAVVEGLEPTFSAAVSLAELYSETGRHDAVIDLTNNLSNASDPHAFLLVMRARALAAGGMGDGAHQTLKEVLRRRGTDPEIVTLAGIEQARLALDRGERARARQILERLYARDAAFPGLADLLRQVESAD, from the coding sequence ATGGGTTTTCGGCTGCGCAAGAGCTTCAAGATCGCCCCGGGCGTGCGGATGACCGTCTCCCACCGGGGCGTGGGCTACTCCGTCGGCGGTCGGGGGATGCGCATCAGCAGGTCGGCTGGCGGACGGCTGACAGGAAGCGTCGGCATTCCCGGTTCCGGGCTGTCCTACTCCACCCGGCTGGACGGTGGCCGCCCTCGCCGCCCCTCCCGTCCGGCTTCCCGACCCCAGCCGAAGACGGCACAGCCGCAACAGAACAAGCCTGGACTGTTCGCCCCCGCCCCGGAGAAGGAGCTGTACCGGGCGCTGTTCGAGGACCGCGACCGCGGCCGACTGCCCCACATCGCCGGGCGCCACCCCGACTGGGCGCCGCTGTGCGCCGCCTTCGACGGTCTGCTCTCCTACCACGGCCGCGACCTCGCCCACGCGGAGGCCGCGCTGCGCACCGCGCTCGACCACGGCGGGGAGATCGCCGACCACCCGTTCGTCCGCGCCTACGTCGACATGCCGGTGATCACCCTGCGCATCGCCCACGGGGTGGACGCGGCCCTGCCGCCCAGCCGGGAGGCGGTCGGGCTCACCCTCGCCGAGCTGTACCAGGCCACCGGGCGGCCCGAGCAGGCGATCGCCGTCGTCGAGGGGCTGGAGCCCACGTTCAGCGCGGCCGTCTCCCTCGCCGAACTCTACAGCGAGACGGGCCGCCACGACGCGGTCATCGACCTGACCAACAACCTGTCCAACGCCTCCGATCCGCACGCCTTCCTCCTGGTCATGCGGGCCCGCGCGCTGGCGGCCGGGGGGATGGGCGACGGGGCGCACCAGACGTTGAAGGAGGTGCTGCGCCGCCGCGGCACCGACCCCGAGATCGTGACCCTCGCGGGCATCGAGCAGGCCCGGCTCGCCCTCGACCGGGGTGAGCGTGCGCGGGCCCGCCAGATCCTGGAGCGGCTCTACGCCCGCGACGCCGCGTTCCCCGGACTGGCCGACCTGCTGCGGCAGGTGGAATCCGCGGACTGA